The sequence GATCGAGGATTTCAGCGCCCTGCGCTACATCCGCGACCATATCGGCGGCACCGATCTGTATATGGACCTCGACCTTCTGGCCGATCCCGACGACCCGCGCGATCTGTTTGGGATGCTGCAACGCGCGGGCCGCACATAACCCCGGGCCGGGGCGATCCGGGGAAGAGTATCCCGGCCCGGGGGTGTCAACCGGTGCTTAGCCGCCGGTCGACGCAGGGATAAGCCCCTGTTCCTGCCCGCTGACCATTTCCTCGTCGGTCAGGGCCCCGTCGTCATCGGCATCCGCCTCGGCAAAGGCTTCGGCGGTGACATCCGGGAAAACGGCCTGCACCTCGTCGATGGTCATGACACCGTCGCCATTGGCGTCGATCTGTGCGGTTTCCTCGCTCATGGCGATGGCGGAATTGGCCACCACGCCCATTCCCAGAAGGATAGCTACGAATTTAAACATGGTCAGTCTCCTTGGACATTACGTTCAAGGCCGGGACATCCCCGCGCCTCACTGACCAAGACGGGGATCGGGCGCTTTGCGTCCCGGCCCCCAACCCCACGGGCGGCGCCTTGCCGAGGCGGTCCCGTGCAACCGGCGAGCGGCTGCCGAAAAAGCCCCGCTCAGGCCTATCGGCGGAATCTGCCCATTTGAAATGGCTCCCCTGTCGGCCCTTTATCAGGGCATAGGAGGTGCCCCATGCAACAGCCTGCCCCCACAGAGCTAACCGCGCTGATGCCCGTGCTGACACGGGCAGCGCTCCGCATTGCCGATACCCCCGACGAGGCACAGGACCTCACCCAGGAGGTGCTGCTCAAGCTCTGGCTGCGCATCAATCGTGGCGAGGAGATCACCAACCTGCGCGGCTATGCCTTGGCCGCCCTGCGCAACCAGATGCGGCAAGGCCTGCGCGACAGGAAGGACACCGACGAATTGGACGAGGACAATACCGGCACCGCGCCCGATGTCTTCGCCTGCCTCGCCCTGTCCGAAACACGGGCGATGATCGACAAGCTTCCACCGGATCAGGCCCAACTGATGAAGTTCGTACTGGCCGGAGAATCCAGCCCCGCCGCCCTTGCCCGGCAAACCGGCTGGCCGCTTGGCACGGTGATGTCCCGCCTGTCCCGCGCCCGCGCCCAACTCCGCCGTGACATGGGGCTTTCCCCCGACGCCCCGGTGAAGGCGCTTTTATGAGGGGGCTAGGTGACTTTACCGCAGCCCAAAATACGCCCTCTTCCAAAACAGAAACGATCACTTCTGCATCGTCTGTTATCCAAGGGCTAACCCAATGCCTTGAGATACTGGTAGGCAAATGTTCGTACGTCCGCCAAACCATTGGGCATACCATATTTTCCCATCACTCTGCGCAGTTCACGCCGCCGCAGACTCCGCCCGACCCGTTGACTCACTTGACCGGGGTGCAGACGGTTGGCGACCAATGTGCCCGGCAAGATCACAGGGTCACCAAGAGTTTTGAAACAACCGTGGTACAAGTCCACATCCATCAACCAGATCAGATTTTCATCGAAGAACAAGTCGTGACCTGCTTCAAACGCCAGAACCGAAGGACTTGAGACGGTATTGCGCCCAAATCGGATTTGATCGTGCCACCGGGGCACCATAGGCTCCTTGACCGTGACACCATCATACGTCACGCCCGACCCCATCAATGCCCATTTGCATGTTGGCGCCTCGAATGCCTTTGCCAACTCCTGCAAGGCATCGGCATGGCACAGAAAATCATCTTGAAAGAGGATTTTCACCACCCGGCCACGCGCCTGCCGGATCGCATTGTTCGCATTGGCAGACGCTTGACGACGTCCCGAACGGTTGTCCACCCAACGGATATCCATATCATCGTCAAACTGACGACATGCGTCTCGCACTGCGGGGGTCTCGGATTGATCCGAGACAACCACTTCGAAATCCTCGAAACTTTGCGCTGTGAGGTGCTGGAAGCTTTCGGACAAGAACCGCGCGCCATCACCGCCCATGTCATAGGCGGGAATGCAAATGCTGATGGCTGGTTTTCGGGTCATGGCGATCTGTGTGGCAATAACCACCTCCATCCGCAACAGAAAAACGGGGGGCACGAAGCCCCCCGGTCAAGTTTCGCCACTCAGGCTCACTTAATTTATACCGCCCGGTTTCTGCCTGCGGCCTGAGTGTCGTCAGGGGCGAGCGCACCCGCCCCGTGTGAGGATGGGAAGGACTGATATTCCGCCCCACCCTGTCTCGTCGGGGCCGGGCCAAATGGCCCTGTGCCCCTAAGCCCCCCCTAGTGGGCTGTTTCTCAGCTACACCCGCTGGTCGCGCCGCAGGTGTTGCATTTCATGCAGGTGCCGTTGCGCACCAGCGTATAGTTGCCGCAGTCGCTACAGGCTTCGCCTTCATAGCCCTGCATCTTGGCCTTGGTCCGCGCGTCCATCGACATGGACCCGCTTGCCGTCGTCGTGGTGGTTGTCGAGGTCGCCACGGTCGCGCTTACGCTTTCCGAGGTCTCGGGCACCAGCGTTTGCAGCGCGCCCACCGGATCGGCGGTGCCGGTCAGGGCCACTTCGGACTGACCGCCTTGCAAAACCACCAGTTCCTGGGGCAGGCGCTTGCGCAGGTAGCCTGTCGAACTGATCTGCTTGAGCACTTCGAGGGATTTCGAGGCCGCCTCGCCCGACATCTCCTTGATGTTGCTCACGCCTTCTTCCTCGCCGCGGCCCAGATCGTCAAACGATGCGCCCTCGGGCTTCACATGCGCCAGATCGGTCCGATCCAGATAGCTGACGGCGAGTTCGCGGAAGATGTAATCGAGGATCGACGTGGCATTCTTGATGCTGTCGTTGCCCTGCACCATGCCTGCAGGCTCGAACTTGGTGAAAGTGAAGGCGTCGACGAATTCCTCAAGCGGCACACCATATTGCAGGCCGACCGAAACCGCGATGGCGAAGTTGTTCATCATCGCCCGGAACCCGGCACCTTCCTTGTGCATGTCGATGAAGATCTCGCCAAGATTGCCGTCCTCGTACTCACCTGTGCGCAGGTAGACCTTGTGCCCACCCACGGTGGCTTTCTGGGTATAGCCTTTGCGGCGTTCCGGCATCTTCTCGCGGTGCGATTTGACCACTTCCTTGACGACAACCTTCTCGACGATCTTCTCGGCCAGAACAGCGGCTTTTTCCTGCATGCTGCCGGTTTCCAGAACCTCTTGGGCCTCCTCGTCGTCCTCGACGAGGCTTGCCGCCAAGGGCTGGCTGAGCTTGGAGCCGTCACGATACAGCGCATTCGCCTTCACGCCCAAGGACCACGACAGCTCATAAGCTTTCTGGCAATCCTCGATGGTGGCGTCATTGGGCATGTTGATCGTTTTCGAGATCGCCCCCGAGATGAAGCTTTGCGCCGCCGCCATCATGGTGATGTGGCTGTTCACATCCAGATACCGCTTGCCCTTCTTACCGCAGGGGTTGGCGCAGTCGAAGACGTGATAATGCTCTTCCTTCAGGTGCGGCGCCCCTTCCAGGGTCATCGTCCCGCAGACGTGGTCGTTCGCCGCTTCGATATCGGCCTTGGAGTAACCAAGCGAGGCCAGCATGTCGAAGGTCGGATCGCAGAGTTTCTCGGCGGGAATGCCAAGGACATTGGTGCAGAATTCTTCGCCAAGCGTCCACTGATTGAAGACAAAGCGAATATCGAAGGCCGAACCAAGGGCGTTGTCGATCTTTTCCAACT comes from Roseovarius bejariae and encodes:
- a CDS encoding EF-hand domain-containing protein, with product MFKFVAILLGMGVVANSAIAMSEETAQIDANGDGVMTIDEVQAVFPDVTAEAFAEADADDDGALTDEEMVSGQEQGLIPASTGG
- a CDS encoding RNA polymerase sigma factor; the protein is MQQPAPTELTALMPVLTRAALRIADTPDEAQDLTQEVLLKLWLRINRGEEITNLRGYALAALRNQMRQGLRDRKDTDELDEDNTGTAPDVFACLALSETRAMIDKLPPDQAQLMKFVLAGESSPAALARQTGWPLGTVMSRLSRARAQLRRDMGLSPDAPVKALL
- a CDS encoding glycosyltransferase family 2 protein, yielding MEVVIATQIAMTRKPAISICIPAYDMGGDGARFLSESFQHLTAQSFEDFEVVVSDQSETPAVRDACRQFDDDMDIRWVDNRSGRRQASANANNAIRQARGRVVKILFQDDFLCHADALQELAKAFEAPTCKWALMGSGVTYDGVTVKEPMVPRWHDQIRFGRNTVSSPSVLAFEAGHDLFFDENLIWLMDVDLYHGCFKTLGDPVILPGTLVANRLHPGQVSQRVGRSLRRRELRRVMGKYGMPNGLADVRTFAYQYLKALG